One Salvia splendens isolate huo1 chromosome 12, SspV2, whole genome shotgun sequence genomic window carries:
- the LOC121759079 gene encoding premnaspirodiene oxygenase-like codes for MSNPPFRCLRDLSNQHGPLMHLKLGERSAIIVSSPELAKQMLKDLDPRFAQLPEYLASKILWYAGSDIGFSPYGEYWRQMRKFCVNELLSTKMVRLFQSIREDESARLVEYLRESSGSSVNFTEKLFSLSSSITFRAAFGAACKDNEALRKLIEHTMEMVGGFEMLDLFPSSRLVAALSWRRMRLLKTMRRELDVIMDDIIDRHRRNRGRNSEFGGEDLVDVILRAQEEELLQFPIDNNNIKAVLYVSIYLFSSNM; via the coding sequence ATGAGCAACCCTCCCTTCCGCTGCTTGAGAGATCTCTCCAATCAGCACGGCCCCTTGATGCACCTCAAGCTCGGGGAGCGCAGCGCTATCATCGTCTCGTCGCCAGAGCTCGCGAAACAAATGCTAAAAGATCTCGACCCGCGCTTCGCCCAGCTGCCCGAGTATTTAGCCAGCAAGATCCTGTGGTACGCGGGCAGCGACATCGGCTTCAGCCCCTACGGCGAGTACTGGCGCCAGATGAGGAAGTTCTGCGTCAACGAGCTTCTCAGCACTAAAATGGTGCGACTCTTCCAATCGATCCGGGAAGACGAGTCAGCTCGGCTGGTCGAATACTTGCGCGAATCTTCTGGAAGCTCCGTGAATTTCACGGAGAAGCTCTTCTCCTTGTCGAGCTCCATCACCTTCCGCGCTGCCTTTGGCGCGGCGTGCAAGGATAATGAGGCGTTGCGGAAGTTGATTGAGCACACGATGGAGATGGTCGGAGGGTTTGAGATGCTGGATCTGTTCCCCTCGTCGAGACTCGTCGCCGCGctgagctggaggaggatgcgCCTCCTCAAGACGATGCGGCGCGAGCTCGACGTGATCATGGATGATATTATCGACCGGCATCGGAGAAATCGCGGCCGGAATTCGGAGTTTGGGGGTGAGGATTTGGTTGATGTGATTCTTAGGGCTCAGGAGGAAGAGCTGCTCCAGTTTCCAATTGATAACAATAACATCAAGGCGGTCTTGTATGTAAGTATATATCTCTTCTCTTCAAATATGTAA
- the LOC121758190 gene encoding (+)-cis,cis-nepetalactol synthase NEPS3-like — protein MANNSIKIKLQGKVVIVTGGASGIGETIARVLADHGARAVVIADIQPEKGRAVAESIGLQRCSYVQCDVADEEQVAAMVEWTATTYGGLDVMISNAGTVSSLPQTIMDLDFLEYERVMRVNARGMAVCVKQAARKMVELGTRGSIVCTASATAEKATVNVTDYVMSKRAVLGLMRSASLQLGKHGIRVNSVSLGVVLTPLAAKQGIETPADVDKYISRYTSLKGATLTAENVADAVAFLASDEAAFVTGVDLAVDGGMIAMPFDLSN, from the coding sequence ATGGCAAACAATTCGATAAAGATAAAGCTTCAAGGCAAAGTAGTCATCGTTACCGGCGGCGCCAGCGGCATCGGCGAGACCATCGCCCGAGTCCTGGCCGATCACGGGGCGCGGGCGGTGGTGATCGCCGATATCCAACCCGAAAAGGGCCGCGCTGTGGCCGAATCCATCGGCCTGCAGCGCTGCAGCTACGTCCAATGCGACGTGGCCGACGAGGAACAAGTTGCGGCCATGGTGGAATGGACGGCGACGACCTACGGCGGCCTCGACGTAATGATCAGCAACGCCGGTACTGTCAGCAGCCTCCCTCAGACCATCATGGATTTGGATTTTTTGGAATACGAGCGCGTGATGCGCGTGAACGCGCGTGGCATGGCGGTGTGCGTGAAGCAGGCGGCGCGTAAGATGGTGGAATTGGGGACGAGAGGGTCTATCGTCTGCACGGCGAGTGCGACGGCGGAGAAGGCGACGGTGAACGTGACGGACTATGTGATGTCGAAGAGGGCGGTGTTGGGGCTGATGCGGTCGGCTAGCTTGCAGCTCGGGAAGCACGGGATACGGGTGAACAGCGTGTCGTTGGGTGTGGTGCTCACGCCGCTTGCTGCAAAGCAGGGGATTGAGACGCCGGCGGATGTTGACAAGTATATCAGCCGCTACACGAGCTTGAAAGGGGCGACGCTCACGGCCGAGAATGTGGCGGATGCGGTGGCGTTTCTGGCTTCGGATGAGGCGGCGTTTGTCACCGGCGTTGATTTGGCTGTGGATGGTGGGATGATTGCCATGCCATTCGACCTCTCAAACTAA